Within Vicia villosa cultivar HV-30 ecotype Madison, WI linkage group LG1, Vvil1.0, whole genome shotgun sequence, the genomic segment TAGGCGTGATTTGTATTATTTTCTAATATGAAAATATGATAAGTATTATTTTCTAATATGAAAATATGATAAGTGTATAATTTTCTTTTATCCATAtataaattttttctattttcactGCTTAAATAATATTAAAGCACACTTATTACATTTTCATTGACAAATATCATAAACCACCTAATGAATATAGGTAAGTTTTTTCCTTAAATACTAACACCTATTTTgaatatataataataacaaacatttatcattcatcatatatattattgtttgatttgttattttaaaaatcacaagTATAATAGGGCACttgatatctaattttttttataagtgtGACATTGTTTTTTaactatgatttttttaaataatgagaagagtgtttaaatgagttaattttattattaagtaaaataaaattaattataataatttaatattttatactttaaaacatctaaattatattaattttagaattttttacaatattaaaatattttattttaaattttgcctAAGGCCTAGAGATGTGTTGGGCCGGCCCTGCATTTCATATATGTCTAAGGTATTCTGCATTCTAAAATATTaccaaaaattttataaaaaaaaaccgtTCTACATAACATTACTCTCTCAAAGAAGAATCTCATAAAAAAAGGGAAAACAACACCTAGTCATTATAGTAATCAAACAAAAACACAATtctaatggtgatgatgatgatgatgaaaagcCATTGCAAGAAACACCTTCCTCTTTTCCCTATAATACTCAACAAGTAGCTCATGGGATGGTAGATTGTTTTTTATATCAGAAATTTCCAAGAAATTCTTCACCCAAGAGTGAAGATTAGGAAATGCATCAATTGTGATGAACCTGACTCCCACAATTTCTTCCATCACTGGAAGAATATGTGCAACCCATCCCAAAGCTATGTCTGCCATCCCAATTGTGTTACCACCAATGAACATTTTCTCACTAAGCCCACTTTGATTTTCTATCACTCTCAAAGTTTCCAAAGTTTCTTCTATTGCTCTCTCTTGTCTTTCTCCATCATGTATAAAAAATTCCATCATTTGCATTGACTGcaaaatgttataaaaaaataCATCAACATGATTAGAAAACTAGCAAGACACATAGGTTTGCAAATTTCTT encodes:
- the LOC131614596 gene encoding probable glutathione S-transferase — translated: MEDVKLFGLWSSPFTQRVIWALKLKGVNYNYYGEDLTNKSNMLLKYNPIYKKVPVFVHNEKPLAESMVIVEYIEETWSKIPLLPQDAYEKSNVRFWSKFIEDKSMQMMEFFIHDGERQERAIEETLETLRVIENQSGLSEKMFIGGNTIGMADIALGWVAHILPVMEEIVGVRFITIDAFPNLHSWVKNFLEISDIKNNLPSHELLVEYYREKRKVFLAMAFHHHHHHH